A single genomic interval of Devosia oryziradicis harbors:
- a CDS encoding M48 family metallopeptidase: MVKSGYYHSAIPRDLMNLFFRARPKIPASTVIEIDGAPVTIVVRVNARARSYRLSLPHSGGPLLTLPPHGKWAEAEAFLVRHRNWLAARIKRAPEAGHFGDGGVVPLRGVDHRIIGTGKLRGRVEVADDGGEAVLLVPGDPAHQARRLTDWLKDEAQADLSARTAIHAARLGVTVKSVKMRSQSSRWGSCSSSGNINYNWRLILAPPFVLDYVAAHEVAHLVEMNHSAAFWATVKRTLPDMERGRAWLKAHGRQLMAHGG, translated from the coding sequence ATGGTCAAATCAGGCTATTATCATTCCGCGATTCCCCGGGACCTCATGAACCTCTTCTTCCGCGCCAGGCCGAAAATTCCCGCTAGCACCGTCATCGAGATTGATGGCGCTCCGGTGACCATCGTCGTCCGCGTCAATGCGCGGGCCCGCAGCTACAGGCTGTCGCTCCCCCATAGCGGCGGGCCGCTGCTGACGCTGCCGCCGCATGGCAAGTGGGCCGAGGCCGAAGCCTTCCTGGTGCGCCACCGCAACTGGCTGGCCGCCCGGATCAAGCGGGCGCCCGAGGCTGGCCATTTCGGCGATGGCGGCGTCGTGCCGCTGCGCGGCGTCGACCACCGCATCATCGGAACGGGCAAGCTGCGCGGCCGGGTGGAAGTGGCCGACGATGGCGGGGAGGCAGTCCTGCTGGTGCCGGGCGATCCGGCGCACCAGGCGCGGCGGCTCACCGACTGGCTCAAGGACGAGGCGCAGGCCGATCTCAGCGCCCGCACCGCCATCCACGCCGCCCGGCTGGGCGTCACCGTCAAGTCGGTCAAGATGCGCAGCCAGTCGAGCCGCTGGGGCTCGTGCTCGTCATCGGGCAATATCAACTACAACTGGCGGCTCATCCTGGCGCCGCCTTTCGTGCTCGACTATGTGGCGGCCCACGAGGTGGCGCACCTGGTCGAAATGAACCATTCGGCGGCCTTCTGGGCGACAGTCAAGCGGACACTGCCCGACATGGAAAGAGGCCGCGCCTGGCTCAAGGCGCATGGCCGGCAGCTGATGGCGCATGGGGGATAG
- a CDS encoding transglycosylase domain-containing protein yields the protein MDFRITADDRVGNQPGKGSKLQPAARGGKGQRVEPTLGQSMPFSVSDERVGSGGSGGGGKPPKAPRRGKAKPVRKKRSRSGGFLMGLLWWSFVACLWGGIAVIGVIVYYGAQLPSSNTWAIPDRPPNIRILAADGSLISNRGATGGEAITYRELPYYVPAAIIASEDRRFMQHFGVDPLGLISVAIESVQARGVTRGASTITQQVAKNLFLTPDQTLGRKVQEAILAVWLEQNYTKEEILELYMNRVYFGAGATGIEAAAQTYFGVSARNLSLGQAAMLAGILPAPSAYNPKTNPERAIERQRLSLAAMARDGFITEEEAAAAQIDPSQTVRTRVAGSEDYVADWVESLMTAYIGEIEDDVVVQTTIDFKMQKDAEFIVKELVASEGPKRGFSQGALVAMDVDGTVRAMVGGVDYQASQYNRAVTAKRQPGSTFKPFVYMAAMEKGYTPDTLAEDAQFTYNGWSPRNASGKYAGTVTLRQGLAYSLNTIAARLAIDVTPEAVIEVATRMGISSPLTPVPSIALGTQEVNLLELTSAYAPFANGGFGVIPNVITSITSKDGTSLYQASDAGPGRVVAPNILAEMNDMLETAVEVGTGKGANLGGWEFGGKTGTSQSARDALFVGYTAAMVTGVWLGNDDDTKTTLSGGNVPAAIWSEFMTKAHAGKQVAQIPGGSYDGQLVAQPVVDPATGQAVIDPATGQPMTQYVDAGTGAPVQTMTDPATGQLMQLDPATGQYVPATAAQSAQQPIQTGQMIDPATGAVVGAQLDPATGMPVNNTGGMLVDANGVQIDPATGMPVGQVVGTQPQAIDPVTGFPLQQQTNGVGQAPIDPNTGLPMVLVVDPATGQQVWVPSAPAQPQPPAAVGQQQVYQEPERQRTLMDLIFGDQQN from the coding sequence ATGGATTTTCGCATTACCGCCGATGACCGCGTTGGCAATCAGCCAGGCAAGGGCAGCAAGCTCCAGCCTGCGGCCCGTGGCGGCAAGGGACAGCGCGTGGAGCCCACCCTGGGACAGTCCATGCCTTTCTCGGTGAGCGATGAACGCGTCGGTAGCGGCGGTTCGGGCGGTGGCGGCAAGCCGCCCAAGGCCCCGCGTCGCGGCAAGGCCAAGCCGGTCCGCAAGAAACGCTCGCGCAGCGGTGGCTTCCTCATGGGCCTGCTATGGTGGAGCTTCGTCGCCTGCCTCTGGGGCGGCATCGCGGTGATCGGCGTCATCGTCTACTACGGCGCCCAGCTCCCCTCGTCCAACACCTGGGCCATTCCGGATCGCCCGCCAAATATCCGCATCCTGGCGGCCGATGGCAGCCTGATCTCCAACCGCGGCGCCACGGGCGGCGAGGCCATTACCTATCGCGAATTGCCCTATTATGTGCCGGCCGCCATCATCGCCAGCGAAGACCGCCGCTTCATGCAGCATTTCGGCGTCGATCCGCTCGGCCTGATTTCTGTGGCCATAGAGTCGGTGCAGGCGCGCGGCGTGACCCGCGGCGCCTCGACCATCACCCAGCAGGTGGCCAAGAACCTGTTCCTCACGCCCGACCAGACCCTGGGCCGCAAGGTGCAGGAGGCCATTCTCGCGGTGTGGCTGGAGCAGAACTACACCAAGGAAGAAATCCTCGAACTCTATATGAACCGCGTCTATTTCGGCGCCGGTGCAACGGGTATCGAGGCGGCGGCGCAGACCTATTTCGGCGTTTCGGCCCGCAACCTGTCGCTGGGCCAGGCGGCCATGCTGGCCGGCATCCTGCCCGCGCCCTCCGCCTACAATCCCAAGACCAACCCGGAACGCGCCATCGAGCGCCAGCGCCTGTCGCTGGCTGCCATGGCCCGCGATGGCTTCATTACCGAGGAAGAGGCCGCGGCGGCCCAGATCGATCCCAGCCAGACCGTGCGCACTCGCGTGGCCGGCTCGGAAGACTATGTCGCCGATTGGGTGGAAAGCCTGATGACGGCCTATATCGGCGAGATCGAGGACGACGTGGTGGTCCAGACCACCATCGACTTCAAGATGCAGAAGGATGCCGAGTTCATCGTCAAGGAACTGGTCGCCTCCGAAGGCCCCAAGCGTGGTTTCAGCCAGGGCGCCCTGGTTGCCATGGATGTCGATGGCACGGTTCGCGCCATGGTCGGCGGCGTCGACTACCAGGCCAGCCAATATAATCGTGCCGTCACGGCCAAGCGGCAGCCCGGCTCCACCTTCAAGCCCTTCGTCTACATGGCCGCCATGGAAAAGGGCTATACGCCCGATACCCTGGCCGAGGATGCCCAGTTTACCTATAACGGCTGGAGCCCGCGCAATGCCTCGGGCAAGTATGCCGGCACCGTGACCCTGCGCCAGGGCCTGGCCTATTCGCTCAACACCATTGCCGCACGCCTGGCCATCGACGTCACGCCAGAGGCGGTGATCGAAGTGGCGACCCGCATGGGTATTTCCTCGCCGCTCACCCCCGTGCCCTCCATCGCCCTGGGCACGCAGGAAGTGAACCTGCTCGAGCTGACCAGCGCCTATGCGCCCTTTGCCAATGGCGGTTTCGGCGTCATCCCCAATGTGATTACCTCGATCACGTCAAAGGATGGCACCTCGCTCTACCAGGCCTCCGATGCGGGCCCCGGCCGCGTTGTCGCTCCCAATATCCTGGCCGAGATGAACGACATGCTCGAAACCGCCGTCGAGGTGGGTACGGGCAAGGGCGCCAATCTGGGGGGCTGGGAATTCGGCGGCAAGACGGGCACGTCCCAGAGCGCGCGCGACGCCCTGTTTGTCGGCTACACCGCCGCCATGGTCACCGGCGTCTGGCTGGGCAATGACGATGATACCAAGACCACGCTGTCGGGCGGCAACGTGCCGGCAGCCATCTGGTCCGAATTCATGACCAAGGCCCATGCCGGCAAGCAGGTCGCCCAGATCCCGGGCGGCAGCTATGATGGCCAGCTCGTGGCCCAGCCGGTCGTCGACCCCGCCACCGGGCAGGCCGTCATCGATCCGGCCACCGGCCAGCCGATGACCCAGTATGTCGATGCCGGTACGGGCGCCCCCGTCCAGACCATGACCGATCCGGCGACCGGCCAACTCATGCAGCTCGATCCGGCCACCGGCCAGTATGTCCCGGCCACGGCCGCCCAGTCCGCCCAGCAGCCCATCCAGACTGGCCAGATGATCGATCCGGCGACCGGCGCCGTCGTCGGCGCGCAGCTCGATCCGGCCACCGGCATGCCGGTCAACAATACCGGCGGCATGCTGGTCGATGCCAATGGCGTCCAGATCGACCCGGCTACCGGCATGCCGGTCGGGCAGGTCGTCGGGACGCAGCCGCAGGCGATCGACCCGGTGACGGGCTTCCCGCTGCAGCAGCAGACCAATGGCGTCGGCCAGGCGCCGATCGACCCCAATACCGGCCTGCCCATGGTCCTGGTGGTCGATCCGGCCACCGGCCAGCAGGTCTGGGTGCCCAGCGCCCCAGCCCAGCCGCAGCCGCCGGCCGCTGTCGGCCAGCAGCAGGTCTACCAGGAGCCGGAACGCCAGCGTACGCTGATGGACCTGATCTTCGGCGACCAGCAGAACTGA
- a CDS encoding LLM class flavin-dependent oxidoreductase, whose product MKKIGFLSFGHWSPSPQSGTRSAGDALLQSIDLAVAAEELGADGAYFRVHHFARQLASPFPLLSAIGAKTQKIEIGTAVIDMRYENPLYMAEDAGAADLIAGGRLQLGISRGSPEQVIDGYRYFGYAPADGKTDADMAREQTEVLLEVLKGHGFAQPNPRPMFPNPPGLLRLEPHSPGLRERIWWGAATDATAVWAAKLGMNLQSSTLKFDESGKPFHIQQAEQIRAYRAAWKEAGHTREPRVSVSRSIFALVNDMDRAYFGGGGREEDSFGYIEPEKRAVFGRGYAAEPETLIKELAADEAIAEADTLLLTVPNQLGVAYNAHVIESILKLVAPALGWR is encoded by the coding sequence ATGAAAAAGATCGGCTTTCTTTCCTTCGGCCACTGGTCGCCTTCGCCGCAGTCGGGCACGCGCAGCGCCGGCGATGCGCTGCTGCAGTCCATAGACCTGGCGGTTGCAGCCGAAGAACTGGGGGCCGATGGCGCCTATTTCCGCGTGCATCACTTTGCGCGCCAGCTGGCTTCGCCCTTCCCGCTGCTATCAGCCATCGGCGCCAAGACGCAAAAGATCGAGATCGGCACCGCCGTCATCGACATGCGCTATGAAAACCCGCTCTACATGGCCGAGGATGCCGGCGCTGCCGATCTGATTGCGGGCGGCCGCCTGCAACTGGGCATCAGCCGCGGCTCGCCCGAGCAGGTCATCGATGGCTATCGCTATTTCGGCTACGCCCCGGCGGATGGCAAGACCGATGCGGACATGGCGCGCGAGCAGACCGAAGTGCTGCTTGAAGTGCTCAAGGGCCACGGCTTCGCGCAGCCCAATCCACGTCCCATGTTCCCCAATCCGCCCGGCCTGTTGCGGCTCGAACCACACTCACCAGGGCTGCGCGAGCGCATCTGGTGGGGTGCCGCCACCGATGCGACGGCAGTCTGGGCGGCCAAGCTGGGCATGAACCTGCAGAGCTCGACCCTCAAATTCGACGAGAGCGGCAAGCCGTTCCACATCCAGCAGGCCGAACAGATCCGCGCCTATCGCGCCGCCTGGAAGGAGGCCGGCCACACCAGGGAGCCCCGCGTCTCGGTCAGCCGCTCGATCTTCGCCTTGGTCAATGACATGGATCGCGCCTATTTCGGTGGCGGCGGCCGCGAGGAGGACAGTTTCGGCTATATCGAGCCGGAAAAGCGCGCCGTGTTCGGCCGCGGCTATGCCGCCGAGCCCGAAACCCTGATCAAGGAACTGGCCGCCGACGAGGCCATCGCCGAAGCCGATACCTTGCTGCTGACCGTGCCCAACCAGCTCGGCGTCGCCTACAACGCCCATGTGATCGAAAGCATTTTGAAGCTGGTGGCGCCGGCCTTGGGCTGGCGCTAG
- a CDS encoding L,D-transpeptidase, with the protein MANLDAAIRHDRPPPGAGALSPRHGAGSGQSDGSARALYPPGQYRHALPHPRNPDERTIGQAVSSGCVRMLPQDVIHLHDAVRSGSTLVVI; encoded by the coding sequence ATGGCCAACCTGGACGCCGCCATCCGACATGATCGCCCGCCACCCGGAGCTGGAGCGCTATCGCCACGGCATGGAGCCGGGTCCGGACAATCCGATGGGTCCGCGCGCGCTCTATATCCACCAGGGCAATACCGACACGCTCTACCGCATCCACGCAATCCGGACGAACGCACCATCGGCCAAGCCGTATCGAGCGGCTGCGTGCGCATGCTTCCCCAGGATGTGATCCACCTGCATGACGCGGTCCGCAGCGGCTCCACGCTCGTGGTGATCTGA
- the gyrB gene encoding DNA topoisomerase (ATP-hydrolyzing) subunit B, whose translation MTDSENPVPNEYGADSIKVLKGLDAVRKRPGMYIGDTDDGSGLHHMVYEVVDNAIDEALAGHADLVTVTLNADGSCSVIDNGRGIPTGIHAEEGVSAAEVIMTQLHAGGKFDQNSYKVSGGLHGVGVSVVNALSVWLRLRINRDGEIHEMEFAHGDAVAPLKQVGTYEQNKQPGTYQGRSGTEVTFLPSTETFTMVEFDYKTLEHRLRELAFLNSGVRIILRDLRHPEVVETELFYEGGLEAFVQYLDKSKVSVVDKPITMISEKDGITVEVALQWNDSYHENVLCFTNNIPQRDGGTHLAGLRGALTRQVVGYAESSGIAKKEKVTLTGDDTREGLTCVLSVKVPDPKFSSQTKDKLVSSEVRPVVENIVNDKLGQWFEEHPNEARIIVGKVAEAAAAREAARKARELTRRKGALEISSLPGKLADCQERDPAKSEIFIVEGDSAGGSAKQGRDRSNQAVLPLRGKILNVERARFDRMISSEQVGTLITALGTGIGREEFNADKLRYHKIIIMTDADVDGAHIRTLLLTFFYRQTPELIERGHIYIAQPPLYKAMRGKSEQYLKDEDALNDYLIDAGLEDAVFTTRDGRQHAGADLQGIVQQARSIVAAIDNLNTRYNRNLVEQAAIVGGLDPDGLADADKMGEVLTRVGNRLDRISDEWEQGWSGEITDADELAFSRTVRGVTERHLLDKALLQSADARKLRQLADRLDEIYGGVPTLTRKGEIINIYGPSSLFKAVTDAGRKGVSLQRYKGLGEMNASQLWETTLDPNARTLLKVEIDQTDEADQIFTSLMGDLVEPRRDFIQDNALSVSNLDV comes from the coding sequence ATGACCGATAGCGAAAATCCCGTCCCGAACGAATATGGCGCCGACAGCATCAAGGTGCTCAAGGGGCTCGATGCGGTGCGCAAGCGCCCGGGCATGTATATCGGCGACACCGATGACGGGTCGGGCCTGCATCACATGGTCTACGAGGTTGTCGACAATGCCATCGACGAGGCGCTGGCCGGCCATGCCGACCTGGTGACCGTGACGCTCAATGCCGATGGCTCCTGCTCGGTCATCGACAATGGCCGCGGCATTCCCACCGGCATCCATGCCGAGGAGGGGGTCTCGGCGGCCGAGGTCATCATGACCCAGCTGCATGCCGGCGGTAAGTTCGACCAGAACAGCTACAAGGTTTCCGGCGGCCTGCATGGCGTGGGCGTTTCGGTGGTCAATGCGCTCTCGGTCTGGCTCAGGCTGCGCATCAACCGCGACGGCGAAATCCACGAAATGGAATTTGCCCATGGCGATGCCGTCGCGCCGCTCAAGCAGGTCGGCACCTACGAACAGAACAAGCAGCCTGGAACCTACCAGGGGCGCTCGGGCACCGAGGTCACCTTCCTGCCCTCGACCGAAACCTTCACCATGGTCGAGTTCGACTACAAGACGCTCGAGCATCGCCTGCGCGAACTGGCCTTCCTCAATTCGGGCGTGCGCATCATCCTGCGCGACCTGCGCCATCCCGAAGTGGTGGAAACCGAACTGTTCTACGAGGGTGGGCTCGAGGCCTTCGTGCAGTACCTGGACAAGTCCAAGGTCTCGGTGGTCGACAAGCCGATCACGATGATTTCGGAAAAGGACGGCATCACCGTCGAAGTGGCGCTGCAATGGAACGACAGCTACCACGAAAACGTGCTCTGCTTCACCAACAACATCCCCCAGCGCGACGGTGGCACGCACCTTGCCGGCCTGCGCGGTGCGCTGACGCGCCAGGTGGTGGGCTATGCCGAAAGTTCTGGCATTGCCAAGAAGGAGAAGGTGACGCTGACCGGTGACGACACGCGCGAAGGCCTGACCTGCGTACTCTCGGTCAAGGTGCCCGACCCCAAGTTCAGCTCGCAGACCAAGGACAAGCTGGTTTCGTCCGAAGTCCGGCCCGTGGTCGAGAACATCGTCAACGACAAGCTCGGCCAGTGGTTCGAGGAGCATCCCAACGAGGCCAGGATCATCGTGGGCAAGGTGGCCGAAGCCGCCGCCGCGCGCGAGGCTGCGCGCAAGGCGCGCGAACTGACCCGCCGCAAGGGGGCGCTCGAAATCTCGTCCCTGCCCGGTAAGCTTGCCGATTGCCAGGAGCGCGATCCGGCCAAGTCCGAAATCTTCATCGTCGAGGGCGACTCGGCCGGTGGTTCGGCCAAGCAGGGACGCGATCGCTCCAACCAGGCCGTGCTGCCGCTGCGTGGCAAGATCCTCAATGTCGAGCGCGCCCGCTTCGATCGCATGATCAGCTCCGAGCAGGTCGGCACGTTGATTACGGCCCTGGGTACGGGCATCGGCCGCGAGGAGTTCAACGCCGACAAGCTGCGCTACCACAAGATCATCATCATGACCGACGCCGACGTGGACGGCGCCCATATCCGCACGCTGCTGCTCACCTTCTTCTACCGGCAGACGCCCGAGCTGATCGAGCGCGGCCATATCTACATCGCCCAGCCGCCGCTCTACAAAGCCATGCGCGGCAAGTCCGAGCAGTATCTCAAGGATGAGGACGCGCTTAACGACTACCTGATCGATGCCGGGCTCGAGGACGCCGTCTTCACGACGCGTGATGGCCGCCAGCATGCCGGGGCGGACCTGCAGGGCATCGTGCAGCAGGCGCGCAGCATCGTCGCCGCTATCGACAATCTCAATACGCGCTACAACCGCAACCTGGTCGAACAGGCCGCCATTGTCGGCGGGCTCGACCCTGATGGTCTGGCTGATGCTGACAAGATGGGCGAGGTGCTCACACGCGTTGGCAATCGGCTCGACCGTATTTCCGACGAGTGGGAACAGGGATGGAGCGGCGAGATCACCGATGCCGATGAGTTGGCTTTCTCGCGCACCGTGCGCGGCGTGACCGAGCGCCACCTGCTCGACAAGGCCCTGTTGCAGAGCGCCGACGCCCGCAAGCTGCGGCAGCTGGCCGATCGGCTCGACGAAATCTATGGCGGCGTGCCCACGCTGACCCGCAAGGGCGAGATCATCAACATCTACGGCCCCTCGAGCCTGTTCAAGGCAGTGACCGATGCTGGCCGCAAGGGCGTCTCGCTGCAGCGCTACAAGGGCCTGGGCGAAATGAATGCTTCCCAGCTCTGGGAAACCACGCTCGATCCCAATGCCCGCACCCTGCTCAAGGTCGAGATCGACCAGACCGACGAGGCCGACCAGATCTTTACCTCGCTGATGGGCGACCTGGTCGAACCCCGCCGCGACTTCATCCAGGACAATGCGCTGAGCGTGAGCAATCTGGACGTCTGA
- the recF gene encoding DNA replication/repair protein RecF (All proteins in this family for which functions are known are DNA-binding proteins that assist the filamentation of RecA onto DNA for the initiation of recombination or recombinational repair.), whose protein sequence is MTRHLSRIRLTAFRNYNAAALDLDARHVVLTGPNGSGKTNLLEAISVLSPGRGLRGASFETLQAHGSDIGWAVAATVDTDDGPADIGTGAAPEGGRRVRINGANARSIEAMSDYLRVLWLTPAMDGLFSGPAGDRRRFLDRLVTTLIPSHSASVGDYEKAMRQRNRLLEDNGDPAWLNAIEAQMAELGASIHLARTDSLHHLQALIEQSLDDESFPSAHLALTPLFEHGGEPASSAALEAALIEAWRGSRGVDRAAGRTISGPHRVDLEVTYAQKAMPAALGSTGEQKALLIGLILAHARLVRLRTTITPFLLLDEIAAHLDPDRRRALFAALDGLGTQCFLTGTDRLLFEALGERAQMITVREGRLARD, encoded by the coding sequence ATGACCCGCCACCTCTCCCGCATCCGGCTCACCGCCTTCCGCAATTACAATGCCGCGGCGCTTGACCTCGATGCCCGCCATGTCGTCCTCACCGGCCCCAATGGCTCGGGCAAGACCAACCTGCTGGAAGCCATTTCGGTACTGTCGCCTGGCCGTGGCTTGCGCGGCGCCAGCTTCGAGACGCTGCAGGCCCATGGCTCGGACATCGGCTGGGCGGTGGCGGCCACGGTGGACACCGACGACGGCCCCGCCGATATCGGCACCGGCGCCGCGCCTGAGGGCGGCCGGCGTGTGCGTATCAACGGCGCCAATGCCCGCTCCATCGAGGCCATGAGCGACTATCTGCGCGTGCTCTGGCTGACGCCTGCGATGGATGGCCTGTTCTCTGGACCTGCTGGCGACCGCCGACGCTTCCTCGACCGGCTGGTGACGACGCTGATCCCCTCCCATTCGGCCTCGGTGGGCGATTACGAAAAGGCCATGCGCCAGCGCAATCGCCTGCTCGAGGACAATGGCGACCCGGCCTGGCTCAATGCCATCGAGGCGCAGATGGCCGAGCTTGGCGCCTCGATCCACCTGGCGCGCACGGACAGCCTCCACCACTTGCAGGCGCTGATCGAGCAGAGCCTGGATGACGAGAGCTTTCCTTCCGCCCATCTGGCGCTGACGCCGCTTTTCGAGCATGGCGGAGAGCCGGCCTCCTCGGCGGCGCTCGAAGCGGCGCTGATCGAGGCGTGGCGCGGCTCGCGCGGGGTTGATCGGGCCGCCGGACGCACCATATCAGGACCACACCGCGTCGATCTCGAAGTCACCTACGCGCAGAAGGCCATGCCGGCCGCGCTGGGGTCGACCGGCGAACAGAAAGCCCTCCTCATCGGCCTGATCCTGGCGCATGCACGCCTGGTGCGGCTACGGACCACGATCACGCCCTTCCTGCTGCTCGACGAAATCGCGGCCCATCTCGATCCCGACCGCCGGCGCGCCCTGTTTGCGGCTCTCGACGGACTGGGCACGCAGTGCTTCCTCACCGGTACGGACAGGCTGCTGTTCGAGGCGCTGGGTGAGCGCGCGCAGATGATAACGGTGCGCGAAGGGCGGCTCGCCAGGGACTAG
- the dnaN gene encoding DNA polymerase III subunit beta: MKVTLERNHLLKSLSHVHRVVERRNTYPILANVLFKAGDDKVELRATDLDIEVTEAVPAMVSTSGTTTVPAHTLYEIVRKLADGAEVRLETDGGENMVLTSGRSRFNLACLSPDSFPDLKSGSFGHEFTMPAAALRELIERTQFAISNEETRYYLNGIYFHTVEVSNVGTVLRAVATDGHRMARAEIEAPTGAKGMPGIIVPKKTVGEVQKLLDGAEGDVTVEVSDTKIRFTVGSVVLLSKLIEGTFPDYDRVTPKNNDKQMNVDRASFATAVDRVSTIASDRGGKAVKLQARDGLLELSVTNPDHGTASEELAVEFDTDGFEIGFNARYLLDIIGQIRSDNAVFMFNDAGSPTLVKDDGETRALYVLMPMRV, translated from the coding sequence ATGAAAGTCACGCTCGAACGCAATCATCTGCTCAAGTCGCTGAGCCATGTGCACCGGGTGGTCGAGCGGCGGAACACCTATCCCATCCTGGCCAATGTGCTGTTCAAGGCCGGCGACGACAAGGTGGAGCTCCGGGCGACCGACCTCGATATCGAAGTGACCGAAGCCGTTCCGGCCATGGTCTCGACCTCGGGCACGACGACGGTGCCCGCCCACACGCTCTACGAAATCGTCCGCAAGCTCGCCGATGGCGCCGAAGTGCGCCTCGAGACCGATGGCGGCGAGAACATGGTCCTCACCTCCGGGCGCTCGCGCTTCAACCTGGCCTGCCTCAGCCCCGACAGCTTCCCCGACCTGAAATCGGGTTCGTTCGGCCATGAATTCACCATGCCGGCCGCCGCGCTGCGCGAGCTGATCGAGCGCACCCAATTCGCCATCTCCAACGAGGAGACGCGCTACTATCTCAACGGCATCTACTTCCACACCGTCGAGGTTTCCAATGTCGGCACGGTGCTGCGCGCCGTGGCCACAGACGGCCACCGCATGGCCCGCGCGGAGATCGAGGCGCCCACCGGCGCAAAGGGCATGCCCGGCATCATCGTGCCCAAGAAGACCGTGGGCGAGGTCCAGAAGCTGCTCGACGGCGCCGAAGGCGACGTGACGGTGGAAGTCAGCGACACCAAGATCCGCTTCACCGTCGGTTCGGTCGTGCTGCTGAGCAAGCTCATCGAGGGCACCTTCCCCGATTACGACCGGGTGACCCCCAAGAACAACGACAAGCAGATGAATGTCGACCGGGCGAGCTTTGCCACGGCCGTCGACCGCGTCTCGACCATCGCGTCCGACCGCGGTGGCAAGGCCGTCAAGCTCCAGGCCCGCGATGGCCTGCTCGAGCTTTCGGTGACCAATCCGGACCACGGTACTGCCAGTGAAGAACTGGCGGTGGAGTTCGATACCGACGGCTTCGAGATCGGCTTCAACGCCCGCTACCTGCTCGACATTATCGGCCAGATCCGCAGCGACAACGCCGTCTTCATGTTCAACGACGCCGGTTCGCCGACGCTGGTCAAGGACGACGGCGAGACGCGCGCGCTCTATGTGCTGATGCCGATGCGGGTGTAA